A portion of the Betta splendens chromosome 2, fBetSpl5.4, whole genome shotgun sequence genome contains these proteins:
- the LOC114847082 gene encoding caspase activity and apoptosis inhibitor 1 translates to MLKKKSSSGEKKRKHSHSEERHDHSKRRSAETHQENSKDDLADPELDRVGSDIEEGGLDLSLPFKPITAYISDKGEMLEQCFHVLGENKLQKMLPDELKDCSLNEIKKLCWEQLEPIPEKNLILILSGEDLTSGNAENLINDKTSESQQDNSVDSTSCFKETTKTEEPKPEGGSGEESDVLSINADTYDSDIEGPKDEAVKAVAGAAKANDSIRDVVEPALNPRSANPEPPAGSQPPEAKKDIQRDIDKSVSEILSFSSTSSSDVAKEQSEPLVAADAALPVQGGPVSSRTPSACQPSIQQLELLELEMRARAIKALMKASTLKSPQ, encoded by the exons ATGCTTAAAAAGAAATCAAGTAGCGGcgaaaagaaaaggaagcacTCTCATTCCGAAGAACGACATGACCACAGTAAGCGGAGGAGTGCGGAGACGCACCAGGAG AACTCCAAGGATGATCTTGCTGACCCAGAGCTGGACAGGGTTGGCAGTGACATCGAGGAGGGAGGGCTAGACCTCAGCCTGCCCTTTAAACCCATCACTGCTTATATCAGTGACAAGGGGGAGATGCTGGAGCAGTGTTTCCATGTGCTGGGGGAGAATAAGCTGCAGAAGATGCTGCCTGATGAACTCAAG GACTGTAGTTTAAACGAGATCAAAAAGCTGTGCTGGGAGCAACTGGAGCCAATCCCAGAGAAAAACCTTATCCTGATCTTATCAG ggGAAGATCTGACATCTGGAAATGCTGAAAATTTGATTAATGACAAGACCTCAGAAAGCCA gCAAGACAATAGTGTTGATTCCACGTCTTGCtttaaagaaacaacaaaaacagaggaACCTAAGCCAG AGGGTGGTTCAGGTGAAGAGAGCGACGTCTTGAGCATAAACGCAGACACTTACGATAGCGACATAGAGGGACCCAAGGACGAGGCGGTCAaagctgtggctggagcagcaAAAGCCAACGACAGCATCAGAGATGTTGTTGAGCCAGCTCTAAACCCACGCTCAGCAAACCCGGAACCTCCAGCTGGTTCTCAACCACCCGAAGCAAAAAAAGACATTCAACGTGACATAGACAAAAGCGTCAGCGAGATTTTATCGTTTTCCTCCACGTCCAGCAGTGATGTAGCGAAAGAGCAGAGTGAACCGCTGGTGGCAGCGGATGCGGCTCTGCCTGTTCAGGGAGGACCTGTGTCAAGTCGCACACCTTCAGCTTGTCAGCCATCTATTCAACAACTGGAACTCTTGGAGCTGGAGATGAGGGCCAGGGCCATCAAGGCTCTGATGAAAGCAAGTACTCTGAAAAGCCCTCAGTAG